TCTGGATACGAGAATCCGGTGCGTGGTAAGCTGAGAGCCCAGCATAATACGCTCGCCTTCTCCATCCTTTCCTTTACCGCCGTCCGCCTGTTTATTTCCCCTGTGGGCATGCGCCTGACGGAAGGAATCGCTGTTCACCCAGCCCTCGAAGGAAGCTTTGGTCTCCCAGGTCGTGCTTACCTTCAGCTCATCGTAGTCAGCCAGCCCTTCGGTCAGCATAACCTCCATGCGAATAAAACCGGCGGACTGCTCAATGCCTTTGGTCTTCTGGAACCGCTCCGCTACCTCTTCCCCATGGCCTTTTTTTACCTTTATCGTATTCGTCACAACGATCATAATAAGCCCCTCCATCTTCCCACAGCTTCTATGTTTAAAACCCTTAATTGCTAAATAATCCTTATTCCAAGCATATACGATAATGATTCTCATTGTCAAATGGAGTGGGTAAAACAAAAGCTGCCCGGCGAGGGATTCCCTCACCCAGGCAGCCTGGTTGTTTTCTTGCTTATTTTGCTGCCGGCTCTTCCGGGACAGCTTCGGATTTGTTAACGGTCAACCCGCCGTCTTTCTCGTCAATCGTGAAGGAATCGCCTTTGCGGATCTTGCCAAGGAGGAGATCCTCTGACAGCCGGTCTTCGATATGCTTCTGAATCGCACGGCGCAGCGGACGCGCACCGTATTGCGGGTCGAAGCCTTCCTTCGCGAGGAACGCCTTCGCGGAATCGGTGAGGATGAAGTCCACCTCTTGTTCGCGCAGCCGTTTGCGAAGCTCGTCGGACATAAGCGTAACGATTTGAGCGATATGCTCTTGCTCCAGCGAGTGGAACACGATTGTTTCGTCGATCCGGTTCAGGAACTCCGGACGGAAGCTTTTCTTCAGCTCTGTCATCACTTTATCCTTCATTTGGTTGAACTCGCGGCCCGAATCCTGTACGGCTGTAAAGCCCAGCGAGGAATTACGTTTGATTTGATCCGCGCCAACGTTCGAAGTCATAATGATCAGCGTGTTGCGGAAGTCGACCACTCTGCCTTTGGAATCGGTCAGACGACCATCTTCCAGTACTTGCAGCAGGATGTTGAACACTTCCGGATGCGCCTTCTCGATTTCGTCGAGGAGGACAACGGAATATGGCTTGCGGCGTACTTTCTCGGTCAGCTGACCGCCTTCTTCGTAGCCCACATATCCCGGAGGCGCTCCGACGAGACGGGACGTGGAGTGTTTCTCCATATACTCCGACATATCAATGCGGATAACCGCGTTCTCGTCGCCGAACATCGCTTCCGCGAGTGCGCGGGCTAGCTCGGTTTTACCTACCCCGGTAGGACCAAGGAAGATGAACGAACCGATTGGACGTTTCGGATCTTTTAAGCCTGCGCGCGCTCTGCGGATGGCTCTCGATACCGCCTTAACCGCATCTTCTTGGCCGATTACGCGGTCATGCAGGATATCTTCCATCTTGAGCAGACGCTCAGTTTCTTCTTCCGCCAGCTTGCTGACCGGAATACCCGTCCAGCTTGCTACAACCTGAGCGATATCTTCAGGCGTTACCTCGGAATCGGTGCGGCCTTGTTTTTCTTTCCATTGGTTCTTCGTTACGTCGAGCTCTTCACGGATTTTTTGCTCCGTATCGCGAAGGGCTGCCGCTTTCTCGAACTCCTGGCTTTGAACCGCTGCGTCTTTCTCCTTGCGGATATCCTCCAGACGATTCTCCAGCTGTTTGAGATTAGGCGGTACCGTATACGAGTTAAGTCTCACTTTCGAGCTCGCCTCGTCGATCAGGTCGATCGCTTTGTCCGGCAGGAACCGGTCCGTAATATAACGATCGGACAGCTTCACGGCTTGCACGATTGCATCATCCGTAATTTTTACGCGGTGGTGAGCCTCATAACGGTCACGCAGGCCGTGCAGAATTTGGATGGCTTCTTCCGGCGATGGCTGGTCGACCGTAATCGGTTGGAACCGGCGCTCAAGCGCGGCATCCTTCTCGATGTATTTGCGGTATTCATCCAGCGTTGTTGCGCCGATGCACTGCAGCTCGCCGCGGGCAAGCGCAGGCTTTAGAATATTGGATGCATCAATCGCGCCTTCAGCGCCGCCTGCACCGATCAGCGTATGAAGCTCATCGATGAACAGAATGATGTTGCCGGCTTGGCGAATCTCATCCATGATCTTTTTCAAGCGGTCTTCGAATTCGCCGCGGTACTTCGTGCCGGCTACAACGGAGCCCATATCCAAAGTCATAACGCGTTTGTCGCGAAGTGTCTCTGGGATTTCGTTTGCGATAATCTTTTGAGCAAGACCTTCTGCAATCGCGGTTTTACCTACGCCCGGCTCACCGATTAGAACAGGATTGTTCTTGGTACGGCGGCTGAGCACCTGGATTACGCGCTCGATTTCCTTGCTGCGGCCGATAACCGGATCCAAATTACCCTCGCGGGCATAAGCGGTCAGGTCACGGGCTAAGCCGTCCAGCGTTGGCGTACTCACATTGGATGGAGAGCCATGGCTGCTGGATACCGCTTCGCTGCTGCCCAGCAGCTGCAATACTTGCTGGCGCGCTTTGTTAAGGCTAATGCCAAGGTTGTTCAGAACCCGGGCTGCTACGCCTTCTCCTTCGCGAATCAGACCAAGCAGGATATGTTCTGTGCCTACGTACGTATGGCCAAGCTTTCTTGCTTCGTCCATCGACAGCTCGATAACCTTTTTCGCGCGTGGC
This region of Paenibacillus sp. JDR-2 genomic DNA includes:
- the clpC gene encoding ATP-dependent protease ATP-binding subunit ClpC, coding for MMFGRFTERAQKVLALAQEEAVRLGHNNIGTEHILLGLIREGEGIAAKALIGLGLGLEKIQDEVEALIGRGQEQPTNIAYTPRAKKVIELSMDEARKLGHTYVGTEHILLGLIREGEGVAARVLNNLGISLNKARQQVLQLLGSSEAVSSSHGSPSNVSTPTLDGLARDLTAYAREGNLDPVIGRSKEIERVIQVLSRRTKNNPVLIGEPGVGKTAIAEGLAQKIIANEIPETLRDKRVMTLDMGSVVAGTKYRGEFEDRLKKIMDEIRQAGNIILFIDELHTLIGAGGAEGAIDASNILKPALARGELQCIGATTLDEYRKYIEKDAALERRFQPITVDQPSPEEAIQILHGLRDRYEAHHRVKITDDAIVQAVKLSDRYITDRFLPDKAIDLIDEASSKVRLNSYTVPPNLKQLENRLEDIRKEKDAAVQSQEFEKAAALRDTEQKIREELDVTKNQWKEKQGRTDSEVTPEDIAQVVASWTGIPVSKLAEEETERLLKMEDILHDRVIGQEDAVKAVSRAIRRARAGLKDPKRPIGSFIFLGPTGVGKTELARALAEAMFGDENAVIRIDMSEYMEKHSTSRLVGAPPGYVGYEEGGQLTEKVRRKPYSVVLLDEIEKAHPEVFNILLQVLEDGRLTDSKGRVVDFRNTLIIMTSNVGADQIKRNSSLGFTAVQDSGREFNQMKDKVMTELKKSFRPEFLNRIDETIVFHSLEQEHIAQIVTLMSDELRKRLREQEVDFILTDSAKAFLAKEGFDPQYGARPLRRAIQKHIEDRLSEDLLLGKIRKGDSFTIDEKDGGLTVNKSEAVPEEPAAK
- a CDS encoding antibiotic biosynthesis monooxygenase → MIVVTNTIKVKKGHGEEVAERFQKTKGIEQSAGFIRMEVMLTEGLADYDELKVSTTWETKASFEGWVNSDSFRQAHAHRGNKQADGGKGKDGEGERIMLGSQLTTHRILVSREAAAIS